A single genomic interval of Labrus mixtus chromosome 6, fLabMix1.1, whole genome shotgun sequence harbors:
- the LOC132975956 gene encoding protein NLRC3-like isoform X2, whose amino-acid sequence MDRREDREDVPTSKRKRIDPMLHGCEPSCLSFTSMDVPLTFKHPDYERLLQQRPDTSEPTGLSIKTSRSKETFKGEPPSAGPLNDEHSAEAPGGQSAQQHQSHLDSIFMALEDDIVAFVKDELKKIQKVLSSDFSKCLESQRYEEDAVQKSGSRDAVLKITLYFLRKMKQEKLADCLQCRYPVQVCAQRRLKSYLKEMFQRVFEGIVKAGNQTFLNQIYTELYITEGGIDEEHEVRLIETAFRKQCKPETTIRQEDIFKPSPGRDVPIRTVMTKGVAGIGKTVLTQKFTLDWAEDKANLDIQFVFPFTFRELNVLKDKKFSLVELVHHFFTETKEAGIWRFEEYKVLFIFDGLDECRLPLDFKNNQTLTDVTESTSVDVLLTNLIRGKLLPSARLWITTRPAAANQIPPEYIDRVTEVRGFTDPQKDEYFRKKFSDKKQASRTISQIKTSPILNIICHIPVFCWITATVSEDVFKTRAGGDLPKTLTEMYILFLVVQTKRKNMKFNGGADTDPHWSPESRKMIESLGKLAFEQLQKGNLIFYDSDLTECGIDIRAAPLTSGVFTQIFKEEKGLYQDKVFCFVHLSVQEFLAALHVHLTFINSGVNLLAEGQTTSNNSQMKKHKGAMTQFYQSAVDKASKSQNGRLDLFLRFLVGLSLQTNQTLLQGLLVTTESSSQINQETVEYIKMKISEDLSSEKSINLFHCLNELNDRSLVEEIQQCLRSERLSANELSPAHWSALVFILLSSEKDLDVFDLKKYSASEEALLRLLPVVKVSNKAQLSGCNLLEKSFEALSSVLSCPSCSLRDLDLSNNDLQDSGVKLLSEALKSPHCTLETLRLSGCLITEVGCASLASALSFNPYYLRKLDLSFNHPGESGVKVLSAGLEKPEWRLNTLRLEPGGVQWLTPGLRKYSCELTFDTNTVNGNIELADGNRRGTYVMEDQSYPDHPNRFDKCPQLLCQTGLTGRCYWEVEWSGLVYVSVSYRGISRRGDRYDSRFGRNDQSWSLECSEDGYCFWHNNKAIYITSSSSSSSLSNRVAVYVDCPAGTLSFYKVSFDKLINLHTSNTTFTEPLYPGFGLGFWPNRFGSSASLCSL is encoded by the exons AAACGATGAGCATAGCGCAGAAGCTCCCGGAGGTCAGTCTGCGCAGCAGCATCAATCACACCTCGACTCCATATTCATG GCCCTGGAGGATGATATTGTCGCTTTTGTAAAGGACGAGCTGAAGAAGATCCAAAAGGTCCTGAGTTCAGACTTCTCAAAGTGCTTAGAGAGCCAGAGGTATGAGGAGGATGCAGTACAGAAGAGCGGCAGCAGAGATGCCGTTCTGAAGATCACATTGTACTTCCTGAGAAAAATGAAGCAGGAGAAGCTGGCTGACTGTCTGCAGTGCA GGTATCCTGTTCAAGTTTGCGCACAGCGTAGACTGaaatcttacctgaaggagatGTTCCAGCGTGTTTTTGAGGGGATCGTTAAAGCAGGAAACCAAACCTTTCTAAACCAGATCTACAcagagctctacatcacagagggggGGATTGATGAAGAACATGAGGTCAGACTGATTGAAACAGCATTCAGAAAACAATGCAAACCAGAAACAACAATAAGAcaagaagacatctttaaaCCCTCCCCTGGAAGAGATGTGCCAATCAGAACAGTGATGACAAAGGGAGTGGCTGGCATCGGGAAAACAGTCTTAACCCAGAAGTTCACTTTGGACTGGGCTGAAGATAAAGCCAACCTGGAcatacagtttgtgtttccattcactttcagagagttgaatgtgctgaaagacaaaaagttCAGCTTGGTTGAACTTGTTCATCACTTCTTTACTGAAACCAAAGAAGCAGGAATCTGGAGGTTTGAAGAATACAAGGTTTTATTCATCTTTGACGGTCTGGATGAGTGTCGACTtcctctggactttaaaaacaaccagACCCTGACTGATGTCACAGAGTCCACGTCAGTGGATGTGCTGCTGACTAACCTCATCAGGGGGAAACTGCTTCCCTCTGCTCGCCTCTGGATAACCAcacgacctgcagcagccaatcagatccctcctgAGTATATTGATAGggtgacagaggtcagagggttcACTGATCCACAGAAGGACGAGTacttcaggaagaaattcagTGACAAGAAACAAGCCAGCAGAACTATCtcccaaatcaagacatcaccaATCCTAAACATCATATGCCACATCCCggtcttctgctggatcactgctaCAGTTTCTGAGGATGTGTTTAAAACCAGAGCAGGAGGAGATCTgcccaagaccctgactgagATGTACATCCTCTTCCTGGTGGTTCAGACCAAACGGAAGAACATGAAGTTTAATGGAGGAGCTGACACAGATCCACACTGGAgtccagagagcaggaagatgatTGAGTCTCTGGGAAAACTGGCTTTTGAGCAGCTGCAAAAAGGAAACCTGATCTTCTATgactcagacctgacagagtgcGGCATCGATATCAGAGCAGCCCCCTTGACCTCAGGAGTGTTCACACAGATCTTTAAAGAGGAGAAAGGACTGTACCAAGATAAGGTGTTCTGCTTTGTCCATCTGAGCGTTCAGGAGTTTCTGGCTGCTCTTCATGTCCATCTGACCTTCATTAACTCTGGAGTCAATCTGCTAGCTGAAGGACAAACAACATCCAATAATTCTcaaatgaagaaacacaaaggtGCAATGACACAGTTCTACCAGAGTGCTGTGGATAAAGCTTCAAAGAGCCAAAATGGACGCCTGGACTTGTTCCTCCGCTTCCTCGTGGGCCTTTCTCTGCAGACCAACCAGACTCTCCTGCAAGGCCTGCTGGTAACAACTGAAAGTAGTTCTCAGATAAATCAGGAAACAGTCGAGTACATCAAGATGAAGATCAGTGAAGATCTCTCTTCTGAGAAGAGCATCAATCTGTTCCACTGTCTGAACGAACTGAATGATCGTTCACTAGTGGAAGAGATCCAACAGTGCCTGAGATCAGAAAGACTTTCTGCCAATGAACTCTCACCTGCTCACTGGTCAGCTCTGGTCTTCATCTTACTTTCATCTGAAAAAGACCTGGATGTGTTTGACCTGAAGAAATACTCTGCCTCAGAGGAGGCTCTTCTGAGGCTGCTGCCAGTGGTCAAAGTCTCCAACAAAGCTCA GCTGAGTGGCTGCAACCTCTTAGAGAAAAGCTTTGAGGCTCTGTCTTCAGTTCTGAGCTGCCCGTCTTGTAGTCTGAGAGACCTGGACCTGAGTAACAACGACCTTCAGGATTCAGGAGTCAAGCTGCTTTCTGAAGCACTCAAGAGTCCACACTGCACTCTGGAAACTCTCAG GCTGTCAGGCTGTCTGATCACAGAAGTAGGCTGTgcttctctggcctcagctctgagcTTCAACCCTTACTATCTGAGAAAGCTGGACCTGAGTTTCAATCATCCAGGAGAGTCTGGAGTGAAGGTGCTTTCTGCTGGACTGGAGAAGCCAGAGTGGAGACTTAACACTCTTAG GTTGGAGCCTGGTGGAGTTCAGTGGTTGACACCAGGTCTgaggaagt ATTCCTGTGAACTCACTTTTGACACGAACACTGTAAACGGAAACATCGAACTAGCTGACGGAAACAGAAGGGGGACATATGTGATGGAGGATCAGTCTTATCCTGATCATCCCAATAGATTTGACAAGTGTCCTCAGTTGCTGTGTCAAACTGGCCTGACTGGacgttgttactgggaggtggagTGGAGTGGACTGGTGTATGTATCAGTGAGCTACAGAGGAAtcagcaggagaggagacagataTGACAGCAGGTTCGGGAGGAATGATCAGTCCTGGAGTCTGGAGTGCTCCGAAGACGGTTACTGTTTCTGGCACAATAACAAAGCCATATAcattacctcctcctcctcctcttcctccctctctaaCAGAGTAGCAGTGTATGTGGACTGTCCTGCTGGCACTCTGTCCTTCTACAAAGTCTCATTTGATAAACTGATCAACCTCCACACGTCCAACACCACCTTCACTGAACCTCTTTATCCTGGGTTTGGGTTGGGTTTCTGGCCGAACAGATTTGGTTCTTCAGCATCTCTGTGTTCTCTCTAG